From Synechococcus sp. A10-1-5-1, a single genomic window includes:
- a CDS encoding AAA domain-containing protein: MNHRLIKRCPACGHANDPAEIYCQGMKATGTSCQYNLLDVDPTGLEPALVPDPARANDLAPQACDQEELPLLNGTDHRNCLNGHPLAPTDLLCLLCGAEPAQELCSEGHADPSPAFQLSGTRLSDLSPDERQSTELLRAVVSQVDTLLFNLQRQGRCAPDLSPEQVLLVSRAPFRLSLSPGSERDDFSSGGDLSASQSGATGRHSAPERLVGIQAPSSDWWSLGLTILELLVGPALWQDIHPQAWQLQVITNGVTIPESITDPWRTLLRGLLTRDPQSRWGHSEIIRWLDGDCDIPLLEDTPQGESEGTLIRLAGQRHRSPTRYALAAAQSDAWEESLDQLQQGELLTWLEENNLESTSLAEVRRLAADECLEPDERLMLVLILLNPNLPLCLRGELIGRGTLPANPQRAQAWLKGVLPSRLRRIGRQTWLTDLAVRREGALSQARALGINLDEPRLEAAALVSDRRRLEQAWGERRQEWPAALHNGLSNLISRGRHSEEHLLVLLSAQLEQFRSAADVLKEAELLAGRAKVSDHWDEAAARRWLSHSQREIFEALQEHLADFVRCGLKQPDDWADQFRSDQRLPLEQALLLLSIPADIWIKPEGGEHWQRLLHFFRRRVLSGIQRGPLLALSVRPGGKRVDLAELNTEALPATTLLNHLVGRQSKPRSLDPELLETNPALNQRLRRLRQEADAYQRETGIQALHLGYPLLLKRDGPTRNREARKPKLIPLLLWPVRLGVTAQGNLPQLGYDRDRGSGDGIQLNPALEGVLSVRQFRELKEALEELQQRSALTGTQVIDALGTIFPNGEGVLEPCPPNPSLPDGSDESLVPSGVLFLCSFSAQTLAHELAQLEQRPCLEGPMAALLRLSNNADLTAEQHSSPLESDRFLVTPADPSQKRAVWASRQQPGVLIQGPPGTGKSQTIVNIVADALGRHERVLVVCQKQAALEVVCNRLEAAQLGDRLCLITDPSRDRKPLLRKLRHQLDSWDPTRRRDELSRERIAIATDLTRLENELDGIYRAMATPLLSSGLNDQKVIDSLMQLGKNPNAPALTALRPVLHNCHVEEVRTIARQCADIAGLWLRARPENSPLQVLLWFSVDESTLSALTQAFQQLRQHDRALAADLNAFPNAIESPQPDVVQAWINTFSAILQDVDGKLASLLTIWLPLFSDDSGNQVRVQLDTLARERRVVQEPGAALRWQKVLQPLADADLEAVAKALEIWCRGRSSFLSLLNPAFHRARSLLQQQVPQVMCDDFNLSISLQNSLVYEIQLRGDCRRYESLRRDLGLPQSSANLRQQELLTAVDRLLDQFDQASDVVEAMRNCPLRQQADQALCSGRAEQIRDFVASLQSGVRRQVLRGQCRQSLVELAPWTDPKWLKALEQRITSGEPITAELDSIHESWDSLVDFQRYRSRSATLSTNEHAVMAVLAAKRNHWLSLKPEQLSEAIRFTIEREALLGWQAVSEAQEPALLLTRQDVDRRTKQLATQDARLLELNKHLTATPAAPERVHLRPRWDDVVMLTGPRARKLREVVELGEDRGLFELCPVWLANPETVSQIFPLRQGLFDLVIFDEASQLPVESAIPAMYRANRIVISGDEKQLPPTRFFSSGFIDESDEEIIAEEEVADPDTIADNHIAAETRRQVKDCSDLLELGSAAGLTHVSLDIHYRSRFRALIAHSNAAFYQNKLSIPVLHPADEIRRTRPLQLELVNGTYINQSNRDEAMAVVAFLENLWCGPNTADPSCLPTTGVVTFNKNQADLIEDLLDRFSQETPLFHQALERERQRRFHSEDCGFFVKNLENVQGDERDLILFSTTFGRDESERFLRRFGALGQKGGERRLNVATSRARDKVVIFSSMPIEEISDAHRQRKTPQSPRDFLQSYLLYAKSISDGHLDEAELLLNRLHRSSPSSSAAQSDRSQRFFVQSVSEYLRSKGLTVEVPSAVDAFAFDLAIRNPETGLFAIGIECDPPRHQDLVHARDREIWRPRVLQSSLPQVHRVWSRLWLAEPSKEQRRLNEAVRRALPSLGATA; this comes from the coding sequence ATGAACCACCGTCTGATCAAGCGCTGCCCAGCCTGCGGTCATGCCAACGATCCCGCCGAGATCTACTGCCAGGGGATGAAAGCGACCGGCACAAGTTGTCAATACAACCTCCTTGATGTGGATCCGACTGGGCTGGAGCCGGCACTAGTACCAGACCCTGCTCGTGCAAACGATCTGGCCCCGCAGGCATGCGATCAGGAAGAACTCCCACTTCTTAATGGAACAGATCATCGGAACTGTCTTAATGGGCACCCTCTGGCACCCACCGATTTGCTGTGCCTGTTGTGTGGTGCTGAGCCGGCTCAAGAACTTTGTTCTGAAGGACATGCAGACCCCTCACCCGCCTTTCAGCTATCAGGCACTCGCTTGAGCGATTTGTCCCCCGACGAACGTCAAAGCACAGAGCTCTTGCGTGCCGTCGTGAGCCAGGTGGATACCCTGCTTTTCAACCTGCAGCGGCAGGGACGATGCGCTCCTGATCTTTCCCCAGAACAGGTTCTGCTCGTCTCCCGTGCCCCCTTCAGGCTTTCCTTGTCGCCAGGTTCGGAGCGAGACGACTTTTCGTCGGGTGGAGATCTAAGCGCCAGCCAAAGCGGAGCAACGGGACGTCATTCCGCTCCGGAACGTCTGGTGGGCATTCAGGCGCCCAGCTCTGATTGGTGGAGCCTTGGCCTCACGATTCTGGAGCTGCTGGTTGGCCCCGCCCTCTGGCAGGACATCCACCCTCAGGCATGGCAGCTTCAGGTCATCACAAATGGGGTGACAATTCCAGAATCGATCACAGACCCTTGGCGCACGCTGTTGCGAGGGCTGCTCACGCGTGATCCCCAGAGCCGCTGGGGTCATAGCGAGATCATTCGCTGGCTCGATGGTGACTGCGACATTCCTCTGTTAGAGGACACACCGCAAGGCGAGAGCGAAGGGACGCTTATCCGGCTTGCCGGTCAGCGTCATCGCAGCCCTACCAGATATGCACTGGCAGCTGCCCAATCGGACGCGTGGGAAGAGTCCCTCGACCAATTGCAACAGGGCGAGTTGCTCACCTGGCTTGAGGAAAACAATCTGGAAAGCACCAGCCTCGCGGAGGTGCGGCGACTGGCGGCAGACGAATGCCTTGAGCCAGACGAACGTTTGATGCTCGTGTTGATCCTGCTTAATCCCAACCTGCCACTTTGTTTGCGCGGAGAACTCATCGGTAGGGGCACTCTCCCAGCTAATCCACAGCGAGCCCAGGCTTGGTTGAAGGGAGTTCTTCCAAGCCGGCTGAGGCGGATTGGGCGGCAAACCTGGCTCACAGATCTGGCCGTGCGTCGCGAGGGAGCACTGAGCCAGGCCAGGGCACTGGGGATAAACCTCGATGAACCTCGCCTTGAGGCCGCGGCTCTTGTTTCCGATCGGCGGCGTCTTGAACAGGCCTGGGGCGAGCGGCGCCAGGAGTGGCCCGCCGCGCTTCATAACGGACTCAGCAATCTCATTTCAAGGGGGCGCCACAGCGAGGAACACTTGCTTGTGCTTCTTAGTGCCCAACTAGAGCAATTCCGGTCAGCGGCCGATGTCCTGAAAGAAGCTGAGTTGCTTGCTGGTCGCGCCAAGGTCTCTGACCACTGGGACGAGGCTGCTGCGCGCCGCTGGTTATCTCACAGCCAGCGTGAGATTTTTGAAGCACTTCAGGAACACCTGGCTGATTTCGTCCGCTGCGGCCTGAAGCAACCGGATGATTGGGCGGATCAGTTCCGCAGTGATCAGCGGCTTCCTCTGGAGCAGGCACTGCTTTTGCTGTCGATACCAGCAGATATTTGGATCAAGCCAGAGGGTGGGGAGCATTGGCAGAGATTGCTGCATTTCTTTCGGCGTCGTGTCTTGTCAGGTATCCAGCGGGGGCCCTTGCTGGCGCTCTCGGTAAGGCCTGGCGGCAAGAGGGTGGATCTTGCTGAACTCAACACCGAGGCATTGCCCGCCACCACGTTGCTCAACCATTTGGTTGGTAGGCAGTCCAAGCCCCGCAGCCTTGATCCTGAATTGCTGGAGACCAATCCGGCCCTTAACCAAAGGCTGCGACGTCTACGGCAGGAGGCTGATGCATATCAACGAGAGACAGGGATCCAGGCTCTACATCTGGGATACCCTCTCTTGCTCAAAAGGGACGGCCCCACTCGGAACCGCGAGGCGCGAAAGCCAAAGCTGATTCCTTTGCTGCTGTGGCCAGTACGACTTGGTGTCACCGCTCAGGGGAACCTTCCCCAGTTGGGATACGACCGCGATCGTGGGAGTGGTGATGGTATTCAGCTCAACCCCGCCCTTGAAGGTGTCCTTTCGGTTCGCCAGTTTCGAGAGTTGAAGGAAGCACTGGAGGAGCTGCAGCAGCGCAGTGCTCTTACTGGTACTCAGGTAATAGATGCTCTTGGCACAATCTTCCCTAATGGCGAAGGGGTCCTGGAGCCCTGCCCCCCGAACCCATCGCTACCAGACGGTAGTGATGAAAGCTTGGTTCCCTCAGGTGTGCTGTTCCTATGCAGTTTTTCCGCACAAACACTTGCGCATGAATTAGCGCAGCTTGAGCAGCGGCCTTGCCTGGAGGGACCTATGGCTGCTTTGCTTCGACTTTCCAACAACGCTGACCTAACGGCAGAGCAGCACAGTTCACCACTAGAAAGTGATCGCTTCCTGGTTACTCCAGCAGATCCCTCTCAGAAGCGAGCCGTTTGGGCTTCCCGTCAACAACCTGGCGTGCTCATCCAGGGGCCACCTGGTACAGGTAAGAGTCAGACCATTGTCAACATTGTGGCTGATGCATTGGGCCGGCATGAGCGTGTGCTGGTGGTCTGTCAAAAGCAGGCAGCCCTTGAAGTTGTATGTAACCGGTTGGAGGCAGCTCAGTTGGGAGACCGCCTCTGTCTGATCACCGATCCATCACGCGACCGGAAGCCGCTGCTCAGAAAGTTGCGCCATCAATTGGATAGTTGGGACCCAACACGACGCCGCGACGAGCTGAGTCGTGAGCGCATTGCAATTGCCACAGATCTCACCCGCCTTGAAAACGAGCTTGACGGCATCTATCGGGCTATGGCTACTCCATTGCTCAGTAGCGGCCTTAATGATCAGAAAGTGATCGATTCATTGATGCAGCTGGGCAAGAACCCAAATGCGCCAGCCCTCACTGCTTTACGACCTGTTCTACACAACTGCCACGTGGAAGAGGTTCGGACCATCGCCCGTCAGTGCGCCGACATTGCAGGACTCTGGTTAAGGGCTCGTCCAGAGAACAGTCCTTTGCAGGTACTCCTTTGGTTCTCAGTTGACGAGAGCACTCTTTCGGCACTCACGCAAGCATTTCAACAGCTTCGGCAGCATGATCGGGCCCTCGCTGCAGACCTGAACGCCTTTCCCAACGCAATTGAAAGCCCTCAACCTGATGTTGTTCAGGCCTGGATCAACACCTTCAGCGCAATTCTTCAGGATGTGGACGGCAAGTTGGCAAGTCTACTCACCATTTGGTTACCACTGTTTTCAGATGACAGCGGCAATCAGGTCCGTGTTCAGTTAGACACCCTTGCCCGTGAGCGAAGGGTAGTTCAGGAACCCGGGGCTGCCCTGCGCTGGCAAAAAGTTTTGCAGCCTCTTGCTGACGCCGACCTCGAGGCTGTTGCTAAGGCTCTAGAGATCTGGTGTCGGGGGCGTAGCTCTTTCCTCAGTTTGCTCAACCCTGCCTTCCACCGCGCCAGAAGCTTGTTGCAGCAACAGGTACCCCAAGTGATGTGCGACGACTTCAATCTGAGCATCTCACTACAGAACTCGCTGGTCTATGAAATCCAACTTCGGGGTGACTGCCGTCGCTACGAGTCGCTGAGACGTGACCTTGGACTGCCTCAAAGTTCTGCAAATCTCCGTCAGCAGGAGCTTTTGACAGCAGTTGACAGGCTGTTGGATCAGTTCGATCAGGCATCTGATGTTGTTGAGGCCATGCGCAACTGCCCTCTGCGGCAGCAGGCCGATCAGGCTCTTTGCAGTGGACGGGCTGAACAAATCAGAGATTTTGTGGCCAGCCTGCAGTCTGGCGTGCGTCGACAGGTGCTTCGAGGACAATGCCGTCAATCTTTGGTTGAGCTTGCGCCCTGGACCGATCCGAAATGGCTAAAGGCTTTAGAGCAACGAATTACCAGTGGAGAGCCAATAACTGCTGAACTTGACAGCATTCACGAGAGCTGGGACTCACTGGTCGATTTCCAGCGTTACAGGAGTAGATCAGCCACCTTGAGTACCAATGAGCATGCCGTGATGGCTGTGCTTGCGGCTAAACGGAACCATTGGCTGTCTCTTAAGCCGGAACAACTGTCAGAGGCCATTCGGTTCACCATTGAGCGGGAAGCGCTGTTGGGGTGGCAGGCAGTATCGGAAGCTCAGGAGCCGGCTCTCCTTCTTACACGGCAGGACGTCGATCGTCGTACCAAGCAACTGGCAACTCAGGACGCCCGTTTGCTCGAACTTAATAAACATCTCACAGCTACTCCTGCCGCACCAGAGAGGGTGCATCTTCGGCCTCGTTGGGATGACGTTGTCATGCTCACAGGGCCACGTGCTCGCAAGCTGCGAGAGGTAGTAGAACTAGGTGAAGACCGGGGCCTTTTCGAACTCTGCCCTGTTTGGCTAGCCAATCCTGAAACGGTATCTCAGATATTTCCGTTGCGGCAGGGTCTCTTTGATCTGGTGATCTTTGATGAGGCTTCCCAGTTACCGGTTGAAAGTGCCATTCCGGCAATGTACCGTGCTAATCGCATCGTCATCAGTGGCGATGAGAAACAGCTGCCTCCGACGAGGTTCTTCAGCAGTGGCTTCATTGACGAAAGCGATGAGGAAATCATTGCTGAGGAGGAGGTAGCAGATCCCGACACGATTGCCGACAACCATATAGCTGCCGAAACACGCAGGCAGGTAAAAGACTGTAGCGACCTGCTGGAACTTGGTAGTGCGGCGGGATTGACCCATGTCTCCCTTGATATTCACTATCGCTCTCGTTTCCGGGCTCTGATCGCCCATTCCAATGCAGCCTTCTACCAAAACAAGCTGAGCATCCCTGTGCTGCACCCTGCCGATGAGATTCGTCGCACAAGACCTTTGCAGCTGGAGCTCGTCAATGGGACTTACATCAACCAGAGCAATCGTGATGAGGCAATGGCTGTGGTCGCATTCCTGGAAAACCTTTGGTGCGGCCCTAACACTGCTGATCCAAGTTGCCTGCCCACAACAGGGGTCGTCACTTTCAACAAAAACCAAGCGGATCTGATTGAAGATTTGCTTGACCGCTTTTCCCAGGAAACCCCTCTGTTTCACCAAGCCTTGGAGCGGGAGCGGCAGCGGCGATTCCACAGCGAAGACTGTGGATTCTTCGTCAAGAACCTCGAAAATGTGCAGGGTGATGAACGAGATCTGATTCTCTTCTCTACTACCTTTGGACGTGATGAATCCGAGAGATTCCTGCGTCGTTTCGGTGCTCTCGGTCAAAAGGGCGGCGAGCGGCGCCTGAATGTGGCGACATCAAGGGCACGCGACAAGGTGGTGATCTTTTCCTCAATGCCGATTGAGGAAATTAGTGACGCTCACCGACAGCGCAAGACCCCACAAAGCCCCCGCGACTTTCTTCAATCTTATCTTCTGTATGCCAAAAGCATCTCAGATGGACATCTCGATGAAGCTGAGCTTCTGCTTAATCGGCTGCACCGCAGCAGTCCCTCAAGTTCAGCCGCCCAAAGTGATCGTTCCCAGCGCTTCTTTGTCCAGTCTGTGTCTGAGTACTTGCGCAGCAAAGGGCTGACTGTGGAAGTACCTTCCGCTGTCGATGCTTTCGCTTTTGATCTTGCAATACGAAATCCCGAAACGGGGCTATTTGCCATAGGGATTGAATGCGACCCCCCGCGCCACCAGGATTTAGTGCATGCCAGGGATCGGGAAATTTGGCGACCTCGAGTGCTCCAGTCTTCGTTGCCACAAGTTCATCGTGTCTGGTCAAGGCTCTGGCTCGCTGAACCATCGAAAGAGCAAAGGCGACTGAATGAGGCGGTTCGTCGGGCTCTTCCATCCCTAGGAGCAACAGCATGA